The DNA region aatccctgtactcccaaagcgagagctgtgttcgcgtcctcggcagccagtcagtttcgttctcagtggatgctggtctccggcagggctgcgccttgtcaccaatcctgtttgtgatatacatggacaggatatcgaggcgtagtcgtggtggggaggggttgcagttcggtggtctgaggatctcgtcactgctttttgcagatgacgtggtcctcattggatcgtcggcttgtgaccttcagcactcactggatcggctggcggccgagtgtgaagcggctgggatgaggatcagcaccgctaaatctgaggccatgactcttagcaggaaaccgatggattgcttactccgggtaggaaatgagtccttagcccaagtgaaggagttcaagtaccttggggtcttgttcgcgagtgagggtactatggagcgtgagattggccggagaatcggagcagcgggggcggtattgcgttcgctttaccgcaccgttgtaacgaaaagagagctgagccgcaaggcaaagctctcgatctaccagtcgatcttcgttcctatcctcacctatggtcatgagggctgggtgatgaccgaaaggacgagatcgcgggtacaagcggccgagatgagttttctcagaagggtggctggcgtctcccttagggatagggtgagaagctcagccatccgtgaggaactcggattagagccgctgctcctttacttagaaaggagtcagctgaggtggttcgggcatctggtaaggatgcccactgggcgccttccttgggaggtgtttcaggcacgtccagtggggaggagacctcgggcaagacccaggactaggtggagagattatatctcaacactggcctgggaacgcctcgggatccccccgtcagagttggtcaatgtggcccgggaaagggaagtctggggccccctgcttgagctgctccccccgcgacccgaccccggataagcggatgacgatgagtgatgatGAATGAGTGAGAGTTAACTCAAAGATacatcatcattaaaaaaaatattttaatcgcAGCTTATTTTTCAGAATtagatttgaaagcaaagggggggggggatcctttTCTCATGTCGTGAGCTCGACTGGAACATCTAGAGAAACGCTGGAAAGGTCACTGAGGTCATTCAAAAGGTTTCATCACAATGTCTTTGACAATTTTATCCTACAGTcagttttctatttatataatatataaataaaatataatataatattatatattatatatttattattttaagtgCTCTGTAGTGAGACTTTAATTATGCTGGATCAGACCCTTTTTCCaacatgtgaaaacacatgAGGTGACTTTGCTCCGAAGAGACATTGGGCTcctggcagctgatggtgacgCCCACTCCTCTGACGGCAGCAggaaccagtggaaccagtggaaccagGGGAACCAGTGACTCCTGGACTTCATAAGGCTCAGCAGGGCTCAGACAAGGAAGTCGCCACAACAGGTGGGTGACTGTGAGCACTCCAGTGACAATCTGTTATACTGAATTTAAATAAGGTTTCGGTAAGTTtgacttatatatttatacatatatatatatgtataaatacacaATGTGTTTATTCTTTGAACAGTGCTAATCTTCACTTAAAGGACTGAAATGAAGATCACATTGAACTCGACAGAAGTTTCTTATTTCACGCTCGGGGCCCACATTGACACGGGACTTTTTAAATACTTCTATGTCCTGATACTTTTCATGTTGTACTTGTTGATCCTCTGTGCCAACGTGCTGCTGATTGTAGTTATCTGTATGAACAGAAGTCTCCATGAACCTATGTACGTGTTCCTGTGCAGCCTGTTTGTAAATGAACTGTATGGTAGCACAgggttgtttcctctcctcctgctccagatcCTCTCAGACGTTCACACTGTTCCTATCTCCGTTTGTCTCCTGCAGGTTTTCTGTCTCTACTCTTATGGCGGCGTGGAGTTTTTCACTTTAGCCGTCATGTCCTATGACAGATATCTTGCTATATGTTGTCCTCTGCAGTACAACGCACGTATGACTTCTAATAAGATCGCCAGGCTCGTTGCTTCAATTTGGATTTATCCTCTAGTACAAAATATTGTCTTCATCTTTTGTCTGACTGCCCCTTTACAGCTGTGTGGAAACATCATCGACCAGGTTTACTGTGACAATTATTATGTCGTCAAGCTGTCGTGTTCCGACACCACAGTCATCAGCATCTTAGGACTCTCTCACGTGTTTACAGTCATTTTcggtctgtttgttttaatccTCTACACGTACGTGAGGATTTTAAAGGTTTGTTTCTCTGGTTCCAAACAGACGAGACAGAAAGCCGTCAGCACCTGCACCCCCCACCTGGCCTCGCTGCTCAACTTCTCCTTCGGGGCTTTCTTTGAAATAGTTCAGAGCAGGTGTGATATGAGCAGTGTTCCCAAAGCGTTACGTGTTGTGTTATCGGTGTACTGGCTCACGTGTCAGCCGCTCGTCAACCCTTTACTGTACGGACTGCAAATGTCCAAAATACGCATCACATTCAAGAACCTGTTCTTTGGGAGGAAGATGTGACTCTGAATGTTCTGACAACTGAAAAATCTGCTTATTGTGAATAAAAGGAAATGAACAGATCGACTGAGATTCATTTGGTATcatgttcagctgcagcatgacacttcaccactatttgtcactgaacctttaagtaacTAATTAAGTAACTGACTACACTAAGGAACCAGATTAGATTAGATAGATGAGATCTAATCCAAGACTAAGGAACCAGAATATATCAAACTGCTGTGGAACCAGGgacttgttgtgtttctcttcacaTTCTGAATCATCACTTTCATCATCACTTCAACTGTGTAGAGATTAAACTATTTGAATTTTTATGGAATAAACAAGCTgttgaatttaataaaatatttataaaaggGGAGAAACATTTCAGGAACTTTTAAACTGAAAAGGTGAACTTGATCTGGTTGAAAAAGGATCGTTTTATTGTGACGAGGTTTAACTCTTAAAATAGACATCATAACAAACAGTTTTAACGTGTCATATTTCATCTGTCCCTGTGTCAAAAGCTTGCTAtgatattacagtttttctcagttgttaacacacaaaaagcgaaaattcggcacaatttgcacaaccttcacttcatgtaccaatcactcgacccaaGTTGGCACTACTTCaaactcccttatctgcattagactatgactttcattctttacactctgatgtcaattacacatcacattgttgtcaaaacactacacacaatgttcagttgttgcacacacttgtcaagtaaaatctcaaagcatcaacctacaacacacaaatactcaaatctctaaacattcaggtctgttgagcaatttcacctcatttacacagacgaacaggagactgaaattgtagatatggttcgtgagaacaactctctcacactcagatatataaaaactaggatcctggctgaccatgctacatttagaaacgtccagaccgtcagcctctctacattggagcgtattcttcataggactgacATGTGGAtgaagtgttcagggtcccatttgaacggaacacaggcatgaaggagttactgtgagagtttgtgcttgtaagtaccaacattcagctctgacacatggatgtattgtacctgtaatccaatattgttccttttctacagtgtctcactgtagcccactgtgttgacctctctgtgtccatactgtaacttgcattctcgtgctgtctctgtcagtggatccaggagcatgacacagctcatgagttgtaccagtacatctttattgatgaggtgggattccaccaccagcgtggtgggaacatcaccatgtgtgctgcaatgaatcaccatggggtcttgcaccgtcatgcccacctagggttctataacgctgcccgtctcctcgtcttcctggatggcctgcagacctgctggtaccacctggtccggtagatgacccacagcggatcaTCACGTTGTCAGGtatatgaacggaacccacaggaccgggtcccactgctccaggccatggaggaggcttttGGCGACGTGAgggtcaggtttagcattttgtgcgtgaggttttcagttgtctgtgtgcagttttgagaaagccgttattgttttgaaaaacgtgtgtcaacaattgtgaaaaactgtaaggACAGTAATTATTAAAGTGAACCAACCTTGATATTAAGGAGAACTTGATGTGTTTCTCTAAGTGAAAGGTCACAGTCTGATTTCCCTCCAGAATAATAATGTGCTGACACCATGAACAGTGTTTGTTCAAATGTAATAAAGACTGTAGCAGCTAACCCTGAcgctgaccctgaccctgaccctgaccctgaccctgaccctgacgctgaccctgaccctgaccctgacacTGACCCTGAcgctgaccctgaccctgaccctgacactgaccctgaccctgatcCAAATTGACAGCAGTGTGGagcattacagtttttttcgattgcataAAATCTAAATTCAAACGTTTTACACAATTATCCAACCTGacactcaaggagcaaaacatgggcccagatctgcaccactataagcacaatgtcagcttcacactttttgcaaaacaatacacacagtgatctgcaaaacactaaacacatttttatacattaaacacagaaatatatCAAGAagtcacttccttgcaattcctaagcactgactgtcactgactggctgaccatgctacatttagaaacgtccagaccgtcagcctctctacattggagcgtattcttcataggactgccatgtggatgaagtgttcagggtcccatttgaacggaacacaggcatgaaggagttactgtgagagtttgtgcttgtaagtaccaacattcagctctgacacatgcatgtattgtacctgtaatccaatattgttccttttctacagtgtgtcactgtagcccactgtgttgacctctctgtgtccatactgtaacttcaTTCTCGTGCTGTCTCTGTCAGTGgaccaggagcatgacacagctgatgtgttgtaccagtacatctttattgatgaggtgggatcaacctggtgaggaggaggcggggcagaaacctcattgggcagcgtggtgggaacatcacaatgtgtgctgcaatgaatcaccatggggtcttgcaccgtcatgcccacctagggtTCTATAACGCTGCCTGTCTCCtggtcttcctggatggcctgcagacctgctggtaccacctggtccggtagatgacccacagcggatccATCACGTtatcatctgggacaatgtgagcttccaccgggctgctcaagtgcgtgagtggtttcaggaccacccacatttgggggggggggggggttgagcaggcCGGTTAACaatactgtactgttctctgtgtgtaccaaaataaacctttttatgctgcatatttttgtgctgttttatgtttgactatgaaaaaagtgggcctacactgagacatttacaaaaggagaaatggctccttctccagagtcactgtcattcatatggtgtgttccattttgatgattgtgttttgatTGAGTTTTGCAcgtcagtgtgctgtaaatgcttggtagtgtgcaagcaaatgcttagttgtgtgtactcaatgaatggtatgtgtgtgtcatttgaaaaaatggctgtgtgcaccaaatgaaaacacgagttccattttgtgaaccggtaagagatttgatggcaaagagtcatcttgcaaagggagtgtcaggtttagcattttgtgtgtgaggttttcagttttctgtgtgcagttttgagaaagccgttattgttttgaaaaaagtgtgtcaacaattgtgaaaaactgtaattgtagacacaccaatcaggtttaagcactaaatgcagcagctgagttcacctgttttcaaccaaaatggagcttgtgctcaaaaagaagaagagtgagggggggaatccacagaggtggagaaggtaatgatgttgtgtgtgatgttgcatactgcacacacaactttcataatgtaaatgtactgtattccagacctatgctgaactacacaatcttgtctttcactgta from Platichthys flesus chromosome 4, fPlaFle2.1, whole genome shotgun sequence includes:
- the LOC133951436 gene encoding olfactory receptor 4E2-like, yielding MKITLNSTEVSYFTLGAHIDTGLFKYFYVLILFMLYLLILCANVLLIVVICMNRSLHEPMYVFLCSLFVNELYGSTGLFPLLLLQILSDVHTVPISVCLLQVFCLYSYGGVEFFTLAVMSYDRYLAICCPLQYNARMTSNKIARLVASIWIYPLVQNIVFIFCLTAPLQLCGNIIDQVYCDNYYVVKLSCSDTTVISILGLSHVFTVIFGLFVLILYTYVRILKVCFSGSKQTRQKAVSTCTPHLASLLNFSFGAFFEIVQSRCDMSSVPKALRVVLSVYWLTCQPLVNPLLYGLQMSKIRITFKNLFFGRKM